The following are from one region of the Hemiscyllium ocellatum isolate sHemOce1 chromosome 26, sHemOce1.pat.X.cur, whole genome shotgun sequence genome:
- the gpr25 gene encoding probable G-protein coupled receptor 25, protein MSTEAGVTEQDGHTFSEDPFYLGYEDYVDDTDGRICPSQNLHFLNIAISILYYLIFIVGSLGNIFVILVMICKERRRKRLVDTFVINLAFADLIFVFTLPFWAASASSNHQWNFGSVFCKISSYIVAVNRYSSIFFLTCMSIDRYLAIVKLRDFKHIRTQKYAVTISVMIWLSSLLLAIPSAYFRKPDQLNVTQCREDTDSPFLQVFNLTAVSLTFVLPVIIILFCYCSILAKLRNHYGHSMKAIQRRENSLKIVFAIVSAFVLSWLPFNVFKTIALSLQFRNVNLSCWTGVSRGLAIASCIAFVNSCVNPIIYAFLDRNFRQRTGWLTSYVFAGLGKRNSSFGSGSTPSESSTVVRIQSLLSYQ, encoded by the coding sequence ATGTCCACTGAAGCTGGAGTCACCGAGCAGGACGGCCATACATTCTCTGAGGATCCTTTCTATTTGGGGTATGAAGATTATGTAGATGACACAGATGGAAGAATCTGTCCTTCTCAGAATTTACATTTCCTAAACATCGCTATCTCAATTCTCTACTACCTGATCTTCATCGTTGGGTCATTGGGAAACATATTTGTCATCTTAGTAATGATCTgcaaagagaggaggaggaagagactGGTGGATACTTTTGTGATTAACTTGGCCTTTGCCGATCTAATCTTTGTCTTCACCTTGCCATTCTGGGCAGCATCAGCCAGTAGCAATCATCAGTGGAACTTCGGCAGTGTCTTCTGCAAGATCAGCAGCTACATTGTGGCTGTCAACAGGTACTCCAGCATCTTCTTCCTCACCTGTATGAGCATTGACCGATATCTAGCCATTGTGAAGCTACGGGACTTCAAGCACATCAGAACCCAGAAATACGCCGTGACCATCAGTGTCATGATCTGGCTCTCTTCTCTGCTTCTGGCCATACCTTCTGCCTACTTTCGAAAACCTGACCAGCTGAACGTGACCCAGTGCAGAGAGGACACGGATTCCCccttcctccaagtgttcaatCTGACTGCTGTCAGCCTGACCTTTGTCCTGCCTGTTATCATTATTCTGTTCTGCTACTGCTCCATCCTAGCCAAGCTGCGGAATCATTACGGCCACAGCATGAAAGCCATCCAGAGGCGGGAAAACTCCCTAAAAATCGTCTTCGCCATCGTGTCGGCTTTTGTTTTGTCCTGGTTGCCCTTTAACGTGTTCAAAACGATCGCCCTGTCTTTGCAATTCCGCAACGTCAACCTCTCCTGTTGGACAGGAGTGAGCCGAGGTTTGGCTATTGCTTCGTGTATTGCTTTCGTTAATAGCTGCGTGAACCCGATCATTTACGCGTTTTTAGACCGGAATTTCAGGCAGAGAACTGGCTGGCTGACTTCTTATGTTTTTGCCGGTCTGGGCAAAAGAAACAGCAGCTTCGGGTCTGGGTCAACACCTTCCGAAAGCAGCACCGTGGTTCGAATACAAAGTCTTCTGTCGTACCAGTGA